The following coding sequences lie in one Pseudomonas sp. SL4(2022) genomic window:
- a CDS encoding CocE/NonD family hydrolase has product MRPALLLAALLLSGCAARDQLPDFSASAQQDLPATYFDAVIHGRDGTRLSATVFQPALKAGEQAPVIVHTHGWGGWRVTRPNGFYGTQMMSGRAALKAWQAGYWVISYDQRGWGGSEGDIEMMDPDYEVQDALAVIDWAAANLPRLNMDAPNDPKVGMLGESYGGAVQLLASATDPRIDAIVPIATWYDLSEALAPDSHLKIGWTSVLLSLGLSTGYDLGKFVQAPYLKSADGRMREPVRDELKAHSLTSYCARGQRPQADALLIQGMRDTLFPLNQGLAIRDCLQQGERDVRLLGMQGGHILPPPMQRWSGLPPFNNEAVLNCDGRAINLYQSIISWYEDKLRGRKGVAASIPDFCVSLDLDQGVTLQQLPTNQRIALPTTAIRPFSSGLLQASRFIPLQQVQTSSALVGVPRVHLENAEGLPTLFAALVVKRADGSSEVLSEQVTPLNGQVSTELAAVSAQLQPGDTLGLRISGFSGQYLFNGSWQLSSSTLQGSVEWPQLLPLQPQLARH; this is encoded by the coding sequence ATGCGCCCTGCCTTGCTACTCGCCGCGTTGCTGCTCAGCGGCTGCGCCGCCCGTGATCAACTGCCGGACTTCAGCGCCAGCGCGCAGCAGGACCTGCCTGCCACCTATTTCGATGCAGTGATCCATGGTCGCGATGGCACGCGGCTATCGGCCACGGTATTCCAGCCAGCGCTGAAGGCCGGCGAGCAGGCCCCGGTGATCGTGCACACCCACGGCTGGGGCGGTTGGCGCGTCACTCGACCGAACGGCTTCTACGGCACACAGATGATGTCTGGTCGCGCCGCGTTGAAGGCCTGGCAGGCCGGTTATTGGGTAATCAGCTACGACCAACGCGGCTGGGGCGGCAGCGAGGGCGATATCGAGATGATGGACCCCGACTATGAAGTGCAGGATGCCCTGGCCGTGATCGACTGGGCCGCCGCCAACCTGCCACGCCTGAACATGGACGCGCCGAATGACCCGAAGGTCGGCATGCTCGGCGAAAGCTACGGCGGTGCGGTGCAGCTGCTTGCGTCAGCTACGGACCCGCGCATCGACGCGATTGTGCCGATTGCTACCTGGTACGACCTGAGCGAAGCCCTGGCCCCGGACAGCCACCTGAAAATCGGCTGGACAAGCGTGCTGCTCAGCTTGGGCCTGTCCACCGGCTATGACCTGGGCAAGTTCGTCCAAGCACCCTACCTGAAAAGCGCTGATGGCCGTATGCGCGAACCGGTGCGCGACGAACTCAAAGCCCACAGCTTGACCAGCTACTGCGCACGAGGCCAGCGTCCGCAGGCTGATGCCCTGCTGATCCAGGGCATGCGTGACACTCTGTTCCCACTCAACCAGGGGCTGGCGATTCGTGATTGCCTGCAACAGGGTGAGCGTGATGTGCGTCTGCTCGGCATGCAGGGTGGGCATATTTTGCCGCCGCCGATGCAGCGCTGGAGCGGCCTGCCGCCGTTCAACAACGAAGCGGTGCTGAACTGCGACGGTCGGGCAATCAACCTCTACCAGAGCATCATCAGCTGGTACGAAGACAAGCTGCGCGGGCGCAAGGGCGTGGCGGCGAGCATTCCCGACTTCTGCGTCAGCCTCGATCTGGATCAGGGCGTGACCCTGCAGCAACTACCGACGAATCAACGTATCGCGCTGCCGACCACGGCGATTCGGCCGTTTAGCAGCGGGCTGCTGCAAGCGTCGCGGTTTATCCCGCTGCAACAGGTGCAGACGAGCAGCGCCCTGGTGGGCGTGCCACGCGTGCATCTGGAAAACGCCGAGGGACTGCCGACGCTGTTTGCCGCCCTGGTGGTCAAGCGCGCCGATGGCAGCAGTGAGGTACTCAGTGAGCAGGTCACCCCGCTCAACGGGCAAGTCAGCACGGAACTGGCTGCCGTCAGCGCACAGCTGCAACCGGGCGATACTCTGGGACTGCGTATCAGCGGCTTTAGTGGCCAATACCTGTTCAACGGTTCCTGGCAGCTCTCCAGCAGCACGCTGCAAGGCAGCGTCGAGTGGCCGCAGCTGCTGCCGCTACAGCCGCAACTGGCCAGACATTGA
- the rlmM gene encoding 23S rRNA (cytidine(2498)-2'-O)-methyltransferase RlmM, producing the protein MNTLLLHCRPGFENEVCAEIAEQAALLNVAGYAKAKPNMACAEFICTEAEGAERLMRGVRFTQLIFPRQWSRGTFIGLPELDRISVLLAHLADSPVFGSLWLEVLDTNDGKELSNFCKKFEAPLRNALSKAGKLVDDAHKPRLLLTFKSGREVFVGMAEANNSALWPMGIPRLKFPREAPSRSTLKLEEAWHTFIPREQWDERLSDEMTGVDLGAAPGGWTYQLVKRGMLVTAIDNGPMAESLMDTGLVNHLMVDGFTWTPKQPVDWMVCDIVEKPARTAAMVETWIGDGHCREAVVNLKLPMKQRYAEVRRLLQRLQDGFSERKIKVSIACKQLYHDREEVTCHLRRLGK; encoded by the coding sequence ATGAACACGTTGCTGTTGCACTGCCGCCCCGGATTCGAAAACGAAGTCTGCGCTGAGATTGCCGAACAGGCAGCGTTGCTAAATGTGGCCGGGTATGCCAAAGCCAAGCCGAACATGGCCTGCGCAGAATTTATCTGCACCGAGGCCGAGGGGGCCGAGCGCCTGATGCGTGGGGTGCGCTTCACTCAGCTGATCTTTCCCCGGCAATGGTCACGCGGCACATTTATCGGCCTGCCTGAACTGGACCGTATCAGTGTGCTGCTGGCTCACCTGGCCGACTCACCGGTGTTTGGCAGCCTCTGGCTGGAAGTGCTGGACACCAACGACGGCAAAGAACTGTCGAATTTCTGCAAGAAGTTCGAGGCGCCGCTGCGCAATGCCCTCAGCAAAGCCGGCAAGCTGGTCGACGATGCACACAAGCCACGCCTGTTGCTAACCTTTAAAAGTGGTCGTGAGGTGTTTGTTGGCATGGCCGAGGCGAATAACTCGGCGCTGTGGCCTATGGGTATTCCTCGACTGAAGTTCCCCCGCGAAGCGCCGAGCCGCTCGACCCTCAAGCTGGAAGAGGCCTGGCATACCTTTATCCCCCGCGAGCAGTGGGATGAGCGCCTGTCCGATGAGATGACCGGGGTTGACCTCGGTGCTGCGCCGGGCGGCTGGACTTATCAGCTGGTCAAACGCGGCATGCTGGTCACCGCCATCGATAACGGGCCGATGGCCGAAAGCCTGATGGACACCGGTCTGGTCAATCACCTGATGGTCGATGGCTTCACCTGGACGCCCAAGCAGCCGGTGGACTGGATGGTCTGCGATATCGTCGAAAAACCGGCGCGGACGGCGGCGATGGTGGAAACCTGGATTGGCGACGGCCATTGCCGGGAGGCGGTGGTGAACCTAAAGCTGCCGATGAAACAGCGCTACGCCGAAGTGCGTCGCCTGCTGCAGCGCCTGCAAGACGGCTTTTCCGAGCGCAAGATCAAGGTGTCGATAGCCTGCAAGCAGCTCTATCACGACCGTGAAGAAGTCACCTGTCACCTGCGCCGCTTAGGTAAATAA
- a CDS encoding methyl-accepting chemotaxis protein, giving the protein MRNNQPITQRERTFPAQQRLISTTDLKGQITYCNDAFVDISGFTREELIRAPHNLVRHPDVPPAVFQHMWDTLKKGRPWMGIVKNRCKSGDHYWVNAYVTPVTEHNQVIGYESVRVKPTAEQVRRAEALYQRINSGKSAIPSTDRWLPIVQDWLPFILVSQIGFLIGAWLDSSWGFALAAGLSIPLGLAGLNWQQRGLARLLRLADQTTSDPLIAQMYTDSRGDQGRLEMSILSQEARLKTCLTRLQDTAEQLAQQAKRADTLAHSSSAGLERQRNETDQVATAINEMAATTLEVASNVARTAIATQDANRLTSAGRSIASETRQAIQRLSQSVGDTGETVTRLAHDSNQIGGVVDVIKGIADQTNLLALNAAIEAARAGDMGRGFAVVADEVRSLAQRTAESTGQIHQLIAKLQRTAEEAVMTMEIGRKQADEGVERVQQADEALAGISEAVANITDMANQISAAAEEQSAVADEVNRSITTIAQLADQTSGEAHDTALLSAALMATANGQYALVERFNR; this is encoded by the coding sequence ATGCGCAATAATCAGCCCATTACACAACGTGAGCGCACATTCCCGGCGCAGCAACGACTCATTTCCACCACGGATCTCAAAGGTCAGATCACTTATTGCAACGACGCCTTTGTGGACATTAGTGGTTTCACTCGCGAGGAGTTGATCAGGGCGCCGCACAACCTCGTACGCCACCCGGATGTGCCTCCTGCTGTGTTTCAACACATGTGGGATACCCTGAAGAAAGGCCGCCCTTGGATGGGCATCGTCAAAAACCGTTGCAAGAGCGGTGACCACTATTGGGTCAATGCTTATGTCACACCGGTGACTGAACACAATCAGGTCATTGGCTATGAATCTGTTCGAGTCAAACCCACTGCCGAGCAGGTTCGCCGCGCGGAAGCCCTTTATCAACGGATCAATAGCGGCAAGTCAGCGATCCCCAGCACTGATCGCTGGCTACCAATCGTGCAGGATTGGCTGCCATTTATTCTGGTCAGCCAGATCGGCTTCCTGATCGGCGCCTGGCTGGACTCCAGTTGGGGCTTTGCACTCGCTGCAGGGTTATCTATACCGCTTGGCCTGGCAGGGCTTAACTGGCAGCAACGTGGCCTCGCACGCCTGCTACGCCTGGCTGATCAGACCACTTCCGACCCACTGATTGCGCAGATGTATACCGACAGCCGTGGCGATCAGGGGCGTCTGGAAATGTCCATTCTGAGCCAGGAGGCGCGCCTGAAAACCTGCCTGACACGCCTGCAGGACACCGCTGAGCAACTCGCTCAGCAAGCCAAACGAGCCGATACACTTGCTCACAGCAGTTCCGCCGGGCTTGAACGCCAGCGCAATGAAACCGATCAAGTCGCAACAGCCATCAATGAGATGGCCGCCACCACGCTGGAAGTTGCCAGCAATGTGGCACGCACGGCCATCGCCACTCAGGATGCCAATCGCTTGACCAGTGCCGGCCGCAGCATCGCCAGCGAAACCCGTCAGGCTATCCAGCGCCTCTCGCAGTCTGTTGGCGATACCGGTGAGACCGTGACTCGCCTGGCCCATGACAGCAATCAGATCGGAGGTGTGGTCGATGTGATCAAGGGCATTGCTGATCAGACCAATCTGCTCGCGCTCAATGCCGCTATCGAAGCGGCGCGCGCCGGTGACATGGGACGTGGTTTTGCCGTGGTAGCCGATGAAGTCCGTTCGCTTGCGCAACGCACGGCCGAATCCACCGGACAGATCCATCAGTTGATCGCCAAGCTGCAACGCACCGCCGAAGAAGCGGTGATGACCATGGAAATCGGCCGCAAACAGGCTGATGAAGGGGTTGAACGCGTGCAGCAGGCCGATGAGGCCCTGGCCGGTATCAGCGAAGCGGTAGCCAATATCACCGATATGGCCAACCAGATTTCCGCAGCCGCCGAAGAGCAGAGCGCCGTTGCCGATGAGGTCAACCGCAGCATCACCACCATTGCCCAGTTAGCCGATCAGACCTCAGGCGAGGCCCATGACACGGCCCTGCTCAGTGCGGCGCTGATGGCCACAGCCAACGGCCAGTATGCTCTGGTTGAACGCTTCAACCGCTAA
- a CDS encoding fatty acid cis/trans isomerase — MVCRLLLGVCLLFIGSLQAAEPISYSRDIQPIFTKNCVACHACYDAACQLNLGSGEGVLRGASKATVYNGTRTQAQATTRLFVDAHGEAAWRRKDFVSVLDQQGSQAALMARMLELGHQQPFAANSKLPAGLAIGINRVNQCPLPQEFEAFARKNPQAGMPFAVTGLSEADYQTLQRWLAEGAPVDQQTLQASAAEAQQIANWDAFMNAPGARESLVSRWLYEHLFLAHLYFTDGEPGHFFQMVRSRTPSGQPVDIIATRRPNDDPGTEFYYRLIPVQGVIVHKTHITYGLSAAKLARVKALFFASDWQADAVPGYGLQRRANPFETFAAIPPQARYQFMLDNAEYFVRTFIRGPVCRGQIATDVIRDNFWAMFQDPQHDLYITDAQYREEATGLLAMPGQLDGITDLPGLWRSYRDKRNAYEALRMQRYADAPAASWSHIWAGNDNALLSIFRHHDSASVSKGLIGEVPQTLWWMDYPLLERTYYQLVVNFDVFGNVSHQAQTRLYFDLIRNGAEVNFLRLMPAESRQGYLSDWYQSSGKLKVWLDYQAIDSDSPSALRLAAGDPKRSFAGALLERYGSLNARPDPINRCTGAHCHRSGIASELQRAEQSLSRLTGKPGGTLKVINQLPETTLLRVELAGGQREVYSLLRNRAHSNVAFMLGEELRYQPTLDTLTVYPGVFSSYPNFIFNIPAEQVAAFVTALEQARDQSAFDKVVERWGIRRTHPQFWHYFHDMSAYIQQIEPVEAGVLDMNRYENL; from the coding sequence ATGGTCTGCCGTTTACTACTTGGCGTGTGTTTATTGTTCATCGGCTCATTACAGGCGGCCGAACCCATCTCCTACAGCCGCGATATCCAACCAATTTTTACCAAGAACTGCGTGGCCTGCCATGCCTGCTACGACGCGGCCTGCCAGCTTAATCTGGGCAGTGGTGAAGGTGTGCTGCGCGGCGCCAGTAAGGCCACGGTGTATAACGGCACGCGCACCCAGGCGCAGGCCACTACACGGCTGTTTGTTGATGCCCACGGTGAGGCCGCGTGGCGGCGTAAGGACTTTGTGTCTGTGCTGGATCAGCAGGGCAGTCAGGCCGCTTTAATGGCCCGTATGCTGGAACTGGGTCATCAGCAGCCGTTTGCGGCCAATAGCAAACTGCCGGCCGGGTTGGCTATCGGCATCAACCGGGTCAACCAATGTCCGCTTCCGCAGGAGTTTGAGGCGTTTGCCCGTAAAAATCCGCAGGCAGGCATGCCGTTTGCCGTTACCGGCTTGAGCGAGGCGGACTACCAGACGCTCCAGCGTTGGCTGGCCGAGGGCGCGCCGGTCGATCAGCAAACGCTGCAGGCCAGTGCGGCTGAGGCGCAGCAGATCGCCAATTGGGACGCTTTTATGAATGCTCCCGGTGCCCGCGAGTCGCTGGTTTCGCGCTGGCTCTACGAGCATCTGTTTCTCGCCCACCTGTATTTTACCGATGGTGAGCCGGGGCACTTCTTCCAGATGGTGCGTTCGCGCACGCCCAGCGGCCAGCCGGTGGACATCATCGCTACGCGGCGACCCAATGATGATCCCGGCACCGAGTTCTACTACCGGTTGATCCCCGTGCAGGGGGTGATCGTGCACAAGACCCATATCACCTACGGGTTGAGTGCAGCGAAGCTGGCGCGGGTCAAAGCATTGTTCTTTGCCAGTGACTGGCAGGCCGACGCTGTGCCCGGATATGGCCTGCAGCGCCGCGCCAATCCATTCGAGACCTTTGCCGCGATTCCGCCCCAGGCGCGTTATCAGTTCATGCTGGATAACGCCGAATACTTTGTGCGCACGTTTATTCGCGGGCCAGTTTGCCGTGGGCAGATCGCCACGGATGTGATTCGCGATAACTTCTGGGCGATGTTCCAGGACCCACAGCACGACCTTTACATCACTGATGCGCAATACCGTGAGGAGGCCACCGGGTTATTGGCCATGCCGGGACAGCTTGATGGCATCACCGATTTACCGGGCCTGTGGCGCAGCTACCGGGACAAGCGCAATGCCTATGAAGCGCTGCGCATGCAGCGCTACGCTGATGCGCCAGCGGCGAGTTGGTCGCATATCTGGGCCGGCAACGACAACGCACTGCTGTCGATCTTCCGCCATCACGACAGCGCGTCAGTGAGCAAAGGGCTGATTGGCGAAGTGCCGCAAACCCTCTGGTGGATGGACTACCCACTGCTGGAGCGTACGTACTACCAACTGGTAGTGAACTTCGATGTGTTTGGCAACGTTTCGCACCAGGCGCAGACCCGCTTGTATTTTGACCTGATTCGCAATGGTGCCGAGGTCAACTTCCTGCGCCTCATGCCGGCTGAGTCGCGCCAGGGCTATCTGAGTGATTGGTACCAGAGCAGTGGCAAGCTGAAGGTCTGGCTGGACTATCAGGCCATCGACAGTGACAGCCCAAGCGCACTGCGCTTGGCAGCGGGTGACCCGAAACGCAGCTTTGCCGGGGCGCTGCTGGAACGTTACGGCAGCCTGAACGCCCGGCCTGACCCGATCAACCGCTGCACGGGTGCGCATTGTCATCGGTCCGGTATAGCCTCCGAGTTACAGCGTGCCGAGCAATCCCTGAGCCGCCTGACCGGTAAACCGGGTGGCACGCTCAAGGTGATCAACCAGTTGCCGGAAACCACACTTTTACGCGTAGAACTGGCTGGAGGGCAGCGCGAGGTTTACAGCCTGTTGCGCAACCGTGCGCACAGCAATGTGGCCTTTATGCTGGGCGAGGAACTGCGCTACCAGCCCACTCTGGATACCCTGACGGTGTACCCGGGGGTGTTCAGCAGTTACCCGAACTTCATCTTCAACATCCCGGCAGAGCAGGTAGCGGCGTTTGTCACTGCGCTGGAACAGGCGCGTGATCAATCAGCCTTCGATAAGGTGGTCGAGCGCTGGGGGATTCGCCGTACACATCCGCAGTTTTGGCATTACTTCCACGATATGTCGGCCTATATCCAGCAGATCGAGCCAGTGGAAGCCGGCGTGCTGGATATGAATCGATATGAGAATTTATAG
- the metH gene encoding methionine synthase gives MSLSDRSARLHALQQALKERILILDGGMGTMIQSYKLEEADYRGERFADWPQDVKGNNDLLILSRPDVIGAIEKAYLDAGADILETNTFNATQVSQADYGMESLVYELNIEGARLARRVADAKTLETPDRPRFVAGVLGPTSRTCSISPDVNNPGYRNVTFDELVENYVEATRGLIEGGADMILIETIFDTLNAKAAIFAVQEVFEQQGFELPIMISGTITDASGRTLSGQTTEAFWNSVRHAKPISVGLNCALGASDLRPYLEELANKADTFVSAHPNAGLPNAFGEYDETPAEMAVVVEEFAASGFLNIVGGCCGTTPAHIQAIAEAVSKYPPRVIPDIPKACRLSGLEPFTIDRNSLFINVGERTNITGSAKFARLIREDNYTEALEVALQQVEAGAQVIDINMDEGMLDSQKAMVTFLNLIAGEPDISRVPIMIDSSKWEVIEAGLKCIQGKGIVNSISMKEGVEQFKHHARLCKRYGAAVVVMAFDEVGQADTAARKKEICQRSYDILVNEVGFPPEDIIFDPNIFAVATGIEEHNNYAVDFIEACAYIRDELPYALSSGGVSNVSFSFRGNNPVREAIHSVFLYYAIQNGLTMGIVNAGQLEIYDEIPKELRDAVEDVVLNRNDGATEALLAIADKYKGDGSVKEAETEEWRNLSVEERLKHALVKGVTTHIVEDTEEFRQQCARPIEVIEGPLMAGMNVVGDLFGAGKMFLPQVVKSARVMKQAVAHLIPFIEAEKGEKPEAKGKILMATVKGDVHDIGKNIVGVVLGCNGYDIVDLGVMVPAEKILQVAKDEKCDIIGLSGLITPSLDEMVHVAREMQRQGFHLPLMIGGATTSKAHTAVKIEPKYQNDAVVYVTDASRAVGVATQLLSKELKADFVERTRLDYIEVRERTANRSARTERLSYAASVANKPQFDWAHYQPSVPSFTGVKVLDNIDLATLAEYIDWTPFFISWDLAGKFPRILTDEVVGEAATALYADAQAMLKKLIDEKLISARAVFGFWPANQVNDDDLDVYADNGDKLATLHHLRQQTIKPDGKPNYSLADFVAPKDSGITDYVGGFITTAGIGAEEVAKAYQDAGDDYNSIMVKALADRLAEACAEWLHKEVRTTYWGYEPDEQLSNDELIKEAYKGIRPAPGYPACPDHTEKKTLFTLLDPAAAFNKAGDSGVFLTEHYAMFPAAAVSGWYFAHPQAQYFAVGKIDKDQVESYTARKKQDLNVSERWLAPNLGYDN, from the coding sequence ATGTCTCTGTCCGATCGCAGCGCCCGCCTCCACGCACTTCAGCAAGCCCTGAAGGAACGCATCCTGATCCTCGACGGCGGCATGGGCACCATGATCCAGAGCTACAAGCTGGAAGAAGCCGATTACCGTGGCGAACGCTTCGCCGACTGGCCGCAGGACGTCAAAGGCAACAACGACCTGCTGATCCTGAGCCGTCCCGACGTGATCGGCGCAATCGAGAAAGCCTACCTGGATGCCGGCGCAGACATCCTTGAAACCAACACCTTCAACGCCACCCAGGTGTCCCAGGCCGACTACGGCATGGAAAGCCTGGTGTATGAGTTGAACATCGAAGGCGCGCGCCTGGCCCGCCGCGTGGCCGATGCCAAGACCCTGGAAACCCCGGATCGCCCGCGCTTCGTTGCCGGCGTACTGGGCCCAACCAGCCGCACCTGCTCGATCTCCCCGGACGTCAACAACCCCGGCTACCGCAACGTCACCTTCGACGAGTTGGTGGAAAACTACGTGGAAGCCACCCGCGGCCTGATTGAAGGCGGCGCGGACATGATCCTCATCGAAACCATCTTCGATACTTTGAACGCCAAAGCGGCGATCTTCGCCGTGCAGGAAGTCTTCGAGCAGCAAGGCTTCGAGCTGCCGATCATGATTTCCGGGACCATCACCGACGCTTCCGGCCGCACCCTCTCCGGGCAGACCACCGAAGCCTTCTGGAACTCCGTGCGCCACGCCAAGCCGATTTCCGTGGGCCTGAACTGCGCCCTCGGTGCCAGTGACCTGCGCCCGTATCTGGAAGAGTTGGCCAACAAAGCCGACACCTTTGTCTCTGCGCACCCCAACGCCGGCTTGCCGAATGCCTTTGGTGAATACGACGAAACCCCGGCGGAAATGGCAGTGGTGGTCGAAGAGTTTGCCGCCTCGGGCTTTTTGAACATCGTCGGCGGCTGCTGTGGCACCACGCCGGCGCACATTCAGGCGATTGCCGAAGCGGTGAGCAAATACCCGCCGCGGGTCATCCCGGATATTCCCAAAGCCTGCCGCTTGTCGGGTCTTGAGCCCTTCACCATCGACCGCAACTCGCTGTTTATCAACGTCGGCGAGCGCACCAACATCACCGGTTCGGCCAAATTCGCCCGGCTGATCCGCGAGGACAACTACACCGAAGCCCTGGAAGTCGCCCTGCAGCAGGTGGAAGCCGGCGCGCAGGTGATCGACATCAACATGGACGAGGGCATGTTGGATTCGCAGAAGGCCATGGTCACCTTCTTGAATCTGATTGCCGGTGAGCCGGACATTTCCCGCGTGCCGATCATGATCGACTCCTCCAAGTGGGAGGTGATCGAAGCCGGCCTCAAGTGCATCCAGGGCAAAGGCATCGTCAACTCGATTTCCATGAAGGAAGGCGTGGAGCAGTTCAAGCACCACGCCCGCCTCTGCAAGCGCTACGGCGCGGCTGTGGTGGTGATGGCCTTCGACGAAGTGGGGCAGGCCGACACCGCCGCACGCAAGAAAGAAATCTGCCAGCGCAGCTACGACATTCTGGTTAACGAAGTGGGCTTCCCGCCGGAAGACATCATCTTCGACCCGAACATCTTCGCCGTGGCCACCGGCATCGAGGAGCACAACAACTACGCGGTCGACTTTATCGAGGCCTGCGCCTACATCCGTGACGAACTGCCCTATGCCCTGAGCTCGGGCGGCGTGTCCAACGTGTCGTTCTCGTTCCGCGGCAACAACCCGGTGCGTGAAGCCATTCACTCGGTGTTCCTGTACTACGCGATCCAGAACGGCCTGACCATGGGCATCGTCAACGCCGGCCAGTTGGAAATCTACGACGAGATTCCCAAAGAGCTGCGCGACGCTGTAGAAGACGTAGTGCTCAACCGTAACGACGGCGCGACCGAAGCGCTGCTGGCCATTGCCGACAAATACAAGGGCGATGGCAGCGTTAAAGAAGCCGAAACCGAAGAATGGCGCAACCTGAGCGTTGAAGAACGGCTCAAGCACGCGCTGGTCAAAGGCGTGACCACGCACATCGTCGAAGACACCGAAGAATTCCGCCAGCAGTGCGCGCGCCCCATCGAGGTGATCGAAGGCCCGCTGATGGCAGGCATGAACGTGGTCGGTGACCTGTTCGGCGCGGGCAAAATGTTCCTGCCGCAGGTGGTGAAATCCGCCCGCGTGATGAAGCAAGCGGTGGCGCACCTGATCCCCTTTATCGAAGCCGAAAAAGGCGAAAAGCCGGAAGCCAAGGGCAAAATTCTCATGGCCACGGTCAAGGGCGACGTGCACGACATCGGCAAAAACATCGTTGGCGTGGTGCTCGGCTGTAACGGTTACGATATCGTCGATTTGGGTGTGATGGTGCCCGCCGAGAAAATCCTGCAGGTGGCCAAGGATGAGAAGTGCGACATCATCGGCCTGTCCGGCCTGATCACCCCGTCACTGGATGAAATGGTGCATGTCGCCCGCGAAATGCAGCGTCAGGGCTTTCACCTGCCGTTGATGATCGGTGGCGCCACCACCTCCAAAGCTCACACAGCGGTGAAGATCGAGCCCAAGTACCAGAACGACGCTGTGGTTTACGTCACCGACGCCTCGCGCGCGGTCGGCGTGGCCACGCAGTTGCTGTCCAAAGAGCTGAAAGCCGACTTCGTTGAGCGCACCCGCCTCGACTACATCGAGGTGCGCGAGCGCACCGCTAACCGCAGCGCCCGCACCGAGCGTTTGAGCTACGCCGCCTCGGTTGCCAACAAGCCGCAGTTTGACTGGGCCCATTACCAGCCCAGCGTGCCGAGCTTTACCGGCGTCAAGGTGCTGGACAATATCGACCTGGCCACTCTGGCCGAGTACATCGACTGGACGCCGTTCTTTATCTCCTGGGATTTGGCCGGCAAATTCCCGCGCATCCTCACCGATGAAGTGGTCGGCGAAGCCGCGACGGCCTTGTACGCCGATGCCCAGGCCATGCTGAAAAAACTGATCGACGAAAAACTCATCAGTGCCCGTGCCGTGTTCGGCTTTTGGCCCGCCAACCAGGTGAATGATGACGACCTGGATGTCTACGCCGATAACGGTGACAAGCTGGCCACCCTGCACCACCTGCGCCAGCAGACCATCAAACCGGACGGCAAGCCAAACTACTCGCTGGCCGACTTTGTTGCGCCGAAAGACAGCGGCATCACCGACTACGTCGGCGGTTTTATCACCACCGCCGGTATCGGTGCTGAGGAAGTGGCCAAGGCCTATCAGGACGCTGGCGACGACTACAACTCGATCATGGTCAAAGCCCTGGCCGACCGCCTGGCCGAAGCCTGCGCCGAGTGGCTGCACAAAGAGGTGCGCACCACCTATTGGGGCTATGAGCCGGACGAACAGTTGAGCAATGACGAGCTGATCAAGGAAGCCTACAAAGGTATCCGCCCCGCTCCCGGCTACCCAGCCTGCCCGGATCACACCGAGAAAAAGACCCTGTTCACCCTGCTCGACCCAGCGGCCGCATTCAACAAAGCGGGCGACAGCGGCGTGTTCCTCACCGAGCACTACGCCATGTTCCCGGCGGCGGCCGTGTCCGGCTGGTACTTCGCCCACCCGCAAGCGCAGTACTTCGCCGTCGGCAAAATCGACAAGGATCAGGTGGAAAGCTACACCGCCCGGAAAAAGCAGGACCTCAACGTCAGCGAGCGTTGGTTGGCACCGAACCTGGGCTACGATAATTAA
- a CDS encoding potassium channel family protein, which translates to MSPIAYVTRHPSAGLLFVQLLGVLLYPWMESTALGRALFGSFGLVVLGLALHVVKRSPTQSWIAVMLAVLVLALSVLDILLPSATLKWLVALVEAVFYFYAAASLIAYMTADQHATTDELYAVGATFTLLAWAFAYLFNVCQLLLPGSFVAMVDPQNARSWMELLFLSFTTLSGVGLGDILPVTPMARALVMIEEFAGVMYLALVVSRLIALPINRR; encoded by the coding sequence ATGTCGCCCATTGCCTATGTAACCCGCCACCCTTCTGCCGGCCTGCTGTTCGTGCAACTGCTTGGCGTATTGCTTTACCCCTGGATGGAAAGCACCGCGCTTGGCCGCGCACTCTTCGGTTCATTCGGTCTGGTGGTGCTGGGCCTCGCCTTGCATGTGGTCAAACGCAGTCCAACCCAAAGCTGGATCGCCGTGATGCTGGCAGTGCTGGTGCTGGCACTGTCGGTACTCGACATACTGCTTCCTTCTGCAACCCTGAAATGGCTGGTCGCCCTGGTTGAGGCAGTCTTTTACTTTTATGCCGCCGCCAGCCTCATCGCCTACATGACCGCTGACCAGCACGCGACAACCGATGAGCTTTACGCAGTGGGTGCGACGTTCACCTTGCTCGCCTGGGCTTTCGCCTACCTATTCAATGTTTGTCAGCTGCTGCTACCCGGCAGTTTTGTGGCAATGGTTGATCCACAGAATGCCCGCAGCTGGATGGAGCTGTTGTTTCTCAGCTTTACCACTCTTTCAGGCGTTGGCCTGGGCGATATTCTGCCAGTCACACCCATGGCACGGGCGCTGGTGATGATTGAAGAGTTTGCCGGCGTCATGTACCTGGCGCTCGTTGTCTCGCGGTTGATCGCATTGCCGATCAACAGGCGTTAA